The following are encoded in a window of Haloarcula laminariae genomic DNA:
- a CDS encoding L-aspartate oxidase translates to MTMSETSDVLVVGSGIAGLAAALGAVREGSDVTVATKATRPEGASSWWAQGGIAVSRDHPEQFKQDIVAASDGTADPEAVDVLVENANDAVEDVLLDTLAVDFDADGDGLDFAREAAHSEDRILHVDAATGKHIHVPFLNYLDAHDGVEIRDDTAALELVRHEGRVHGAMLESDGEVRPHYAGSVVLATGGIGELYPRTTNPDMATGDGIAMAALAGADVADMEYVQFHPTVALPDGSDGGVFLVSEAVRGEGGLLRNGDGERFMPEYHDDAELAPRDVVARAVAAEREATGEVLLDVSPLDFAAAFPGLAERCEEHGIDYDRGIPVAPAEHFLCGGVAVDDRGRTTLDRLYAVGECSRTGVHGANRLASTSLLEGLVWGLRAGEDAAGRSVEPIEAPDLLERDPDLPDRFAADKMHRLRRVMDEQLGVERDPDELGTAMALLRRLKGEVDAYVRTRTSRSLYELRHASVTALLVARHASENGESVGTHNLVGSAPEPAAD, encoded by the coding sequence ATGACCATGAGTGAAACGTCAGACGTGCTCGTCGTCGGCTCCGGCATCGCCGGGCTGGCGGCCGCGCTGGGCGCGGTACGCGAGGGCAGCGACGTGACCGTGGCGACGAAGGCCACCCGCCCCGAGGGGGCCTCCTCGTGGTGGGCCCAGGGCGGCATCGCCGTCTCGCGGGACCACCCCGAGCAGTTCAAACAGGACATCGTCGCCGCGAGCGACGGCACCGCCGACCCCGAGGCCGTCGACGTGCTCGTCGAGAACGCCAACGACGCCGTCGAGGACGTGCTGCTTGACACCTTGGCAGTCGACTTCGACGCGGACGGCGACGGGCTCGACTTCGCCCGCGAGGCCGCCCACAGCGAGGACCGCATCCTCCACGTGGACGCCGCGACGGGCAAGCACATCCACGTCCCGTTCCTGAACTACCTCGACGCCCACGACGGCGTCGAGATACGGGACGACACCGCCGCCCTGGAACTCGTCCGCCACGAGGGCCGGGTCCACGGCGCGATGCTGGAATCCGACGGCGAGGTCCGTCCCCACTACGCCGGGAGCGTCGTCCTCGCCACCGGCGGCATCGGCGAGCTCTACCCGCGGACGACGAACCCCGATATGGCCACCGGCGACGGCATCGCCATGGCCGCGCTCGCGGGCGCGGACGTGGCGGACATGGAGTACGTCCAGTTCCACCCGACCGTCGCGCTCCCCGACGGGAGCGACGGCGGCGTGTTCCTCGTCAGCGAGGCCGTCCGCGGCGAGGGCGGACTGCTCCGCAACGGCGACGGCGAGCGGTTCATGCCGGAGTACCACGACGACGCCGAGCTCGCGCCCCGCGACGTGGTCGCCCGCGCGGTGGCGGCCGAACGCGAGGCCACCGGCGAGGTACTGCTCGACGTCTCGCCGCTCGACTTCGCCGCGGCGTTCCCCGGGCTGGCAGAACGGTGCGAGGAACACGGCATCGACTACGACCGGGGCATCCCGGTCGCGCCCGCCGAACACTTCCTCTGTGGCGGGGTCGCGGTCGACGACCGCGGCCGGACCACGCTCGACCGCCTCTACGCCGTCGGGGAGTGTTCCCGGACGGGCGTCCACGGGGCGAACCGCCTCGCCTCGACCTCCCTGCTCGAAGGGCTGGTCTGGGGCCTCCGGGCCGGCGAGGACGCCGCCGGCAGGTCCGTCGAGCCGATAGAGGCCCCCGACCTGCTGGAGCGGGACCCCGACCTCCCCGACCGGTTCGCGGCCGACAAGATGCACCGCCTGCGCCGCGTGATGGACGAGCAACTGGGCGTCGAACGGGACCCCGACGAACTCGGGACGGCGATGGCGCTGCTCCGCCGGCTCAAGGGCGAGGTCGACGCCTACGTCCGCACCCGGACCAGCCGGTCGCTGTACGAGCTGCGTCACGCCAGCGTGACGGCGCTGCTGGTCGCGCGCCACGCCAGCGAGAACGG
- the nadA gene encoding quinolinate synthase NadA, with protein METAEFDTDLSLFKYDNLEQLPPAYRELGDDERTERIEAALETLGDDVVILGHNYQRREIVEHADFVGDSYQLSKEAAAADADYVVFGGVTFMAESADIITDDSQSVILPSMEASCPMAGMAEALQVDAAWAELTAETDEDIIPVTYMNSYADLKAFCAEQGGLVCTSSNAHEAFEYALERGDKVLFLPDKHLGENTAHRLGMEEEIVDWDPWDPEGTTAAEAVENDVILWEGYCQVHERFRESHVEGIREEHPEANVIVHPECRREVVEAADVSGSTATICEKVAEAEPSETWAIGTEIHLTHHLQRWHPEVNVVPLCGDACMDCNAMRQIDPNYLTWVLEELVEGRERNVIEVAPEEKELAQVALDRMLEI; from the coding sequence ATGGAAACGGCTGAGTTCGATACCGACCTCAGTCTCTTCAAATACGACAACCTCGAACAGCTCCCACCGGCCTATCGGGAGCTCGGGGACGACGAACGGACCGAGCGCATCGAGGCGGCGCTCGAAACACTGGGCGACGACGTGGTCATCCTGGGGCACAACTACCAGCGCCGGGAAATCGTCGAACACGCGGACTTCGTCGGGGACTCCTACCAGCTGAGCAAGGAGGCCGCGGCCGCCGACGCCGACTACGTCGTCTTCGGCGGCGTGACGTTCATGGCCGAGTCCGCCGACATCATCACGGACGACAGCCAGAGCGTCATCCTCCCGTCGATGGAGGCGTCCTGTCCCATGGCCGGGATGGCCGAGGCGCTCCAGGTCGACGCCGCGTGGGCCGAACTCACCGCTGAGACCGACGAGGACATCATCCCCGTCACGTACATGAACAGCTACGCCGACCTGAAGGCCTTCTGCGCCGAGCAGGGCGGGCTTGTCTGTACGTCCTCGAACGCCCACGAGGCCTTCGAGTACGCCCTAGAGCGGGGCGATAAGGTCCTGTTCCTGCCGGACAAACACCTGGGGGAGAACACCGCCCACCGCTTGGGGATGGAAGAGGAAATCGTCGACTGGGACCCCTGGGACCCCGAGGGGACCACCGCCGCCGAGGCCGTCGAGAACGACGTCATCCTCTGGGAGGGATACTGCCAGGTCCACGAGCGGTTCCGTGAGAGCCACGTCGAGGGAATCCGCGAGGAGCACCCCGAGGCGAACGTCATCGTCCACCCCGAATGCCGCCGCGAGGTCGTCGAGGCCGCGGACGTGAGCGGGTCCACGGCGACCATCTGCGAGAAAGTGGCCGAGGCCGAACCGAGCGAGACGTGGGCCATCGGCACCGAGATTCACCTCACCCACCACCTCCAGCGGTGGCACCCCGAGGTGAACGTCGTGCCGCTCTGTGGCGACGCCTGCATGGACTGCAACGCGATGCGCCAGATAGACCCCAACTACCTGACGTGGGTGCTGGAGGAACTCGTCGAGGGGCGCGAGCGCAACGTCATCGAGGTCGCGCCCGAGGAGAAGGAACTGGCACAGGTCGCGCTCGATAGGATGCTGGAGATATGA
- the hmgA gene encoding hydroxymethylglutaryl-CoA reductase (NADPH) gives MTDAETLARQVRDGELRLYELEDHADAETAAAARRRLLREETGADLSTVGEYAFDAADADSNIENMVGAAQIPMGVVGPLPVDGGAADGEHYLPLATTEGALLASVNRGVSTIRHAGGATARVLKSGMTRAPVFKVDDVAAAGEVSAWVREHVDELAEAAESTTSHGELQDVTPYVVGDSVFLRFSYDTKDAMGMNMATIATEAACELVESETPADLVALSGNLCSDKKPAAINAVEGRGRTVSADVLIPHEQVEERLDTTTAAIAEANTRKNLVGSAKAGALGFNAHAANVVAAAFLALGQDAAQVVEGSNTITTVDAREEGLYASVTLASLEVGTVGGGTSLPTQSEALDVLGYAGGGDPAGSNADALAEVIAAGVLAGELSLLAALSSRHLSSAHAELGR, from the coding sequence ATGACAGACGCCGAGACGCTCGCCCGGCAGGTACGGGACGGCGAGTTGCGCCTCTACGAACTGGAAGACCACGCCGACGCCGAGACGGCCGCCGCCGCTCGCCGGCGGCTCTTGCGGGAGGAAACCGGCGCCGACCTCTCGACGGTGGGGGAGTACGCCTTCGACGCCGCCGACGCCGACAGCAACATCGAAAACATGGTCGGTGCGGCCCAGATACCGATGGGCGTCGTCGGACCGTTGCCCGTCGACGGCGGGGCCGCCGACGGCGAGCACTACCTGCCGCTGGCGACGACGGAGGGGGCCCTGCTCGCGAGCGTCAACCGCGGCGTCTCGACGATTCGCCACGCCGGCGGCGCGACGGCGAGGGTTCTCAAGTCAGGGATGACGCGCGCGCCGGTGTTCAAGGTAGACGACGTGGCGGCGGCCGGCGAGGTGTCTGCGTGGGTCCGCGAACACGTCGACGAACTGGCCGAGGCCGCCGAATCGACGACCAGTCACGGCGAACTCCAGGACGTGACGCCCTACGTCGTCGGCGACAGCGTCTTCCTCCGGTTTTCCTACGACACGAAGGACGCGATGGGGATGAACATGGCCACCATCGCCACCGAGGCGGCCTGCGAACTCGTCGAAAGCGAGACGCCCGCCGACCTCGTCGCCCTCTCGGGTAACCTCTGTTCGGACAAGAAGCCCGCCGCCATCAACGCCGTCGAAGGCCGCGGGCGGACGGTGTCGGCGGACGTGCTGATTCCCCACGAGCAGGTCGAGGAGCGCCTGGACACGACGACGGCGGCCATCGCCGAGGCGAACACGAGAAAGAACCTGGTCGGGTCGGCGAAAGCGGGCGCGCTGGGGTTCAACGCCCACGCCGCGAACGTGGTCGCCGCCGCCTTCCTCGCGCTGGGCCAGGACGCCGCCCAGGTCGTCGAGGGGTCGAACACCATCACGACCGTCGACGCCCGCGAGGAGGGGCTGTACGCCTCGGTGACGCTGGCGTCGCTGGAGGTGGGTACCGTCGGCGGCGGCACCTCGCTGCCGACCCAGTCCGAGGCCCTGGACGTGCTGGGCTACGCCGGCGGCGGCGACCCGGCCGGGAGCAACGCCGACGCGCTCGCGGAGGTCATCGCCGCGGGCGTCCTGGCCGGCGAGCTCTCCCTGCTCGCGGCGCTGTCCTCGCGGCATCTCTCCTCGGCCCACGCCGAACTCGGCCGGTAG
- a CDS encoding Lrp/AsnC family transcriptional regulator: protein MADSEYPIDDLDRQIIHALQRDARHTSASEIAESLDVSARTVRNRISNLEEANVIRGYDVDVDYEAAGYQLHTLIVCTAPIHEREEITQRALDVDGVVAIREVMTGADNVHVEVVGVDGNDLSRIGRDLNDIGLEVVDEDLIRNEYTRPFHQFSTESDVDDK from the coding sequence ATGGCCGATTCGGAGTATCCGATAGACGACCTCGACAGACAGATTATCCACGCGCTCCAGCGCGACGCGCGCCACACGTCCGCGAGCGAGATAGCGGAGTCACTGGACGTCTCGGCCCGGACCGTCCGGAACCGAATCAGCAACCTGGAGGAGGCCAACGTCATCCGGGGGTACGACGTCGACGTGGACTACGAGGCCGCCGGCTACCAGCTACACACGCTCATTGTCTGTACGGCGCCGATTCACGAGCGCGAGGAGATAACCCAGCGGGCCCTCGACGTGGACGGCGTCGTCGCCATCCGCGAGGTGATGACCGGCGCCGACAACGTCCACGTCGAGGTGGTCGGCGTCGACGGCAACGACCTCAGCCGCATCGGTCGCGACCTCAACGATATCGGACTGGAGGTCGTCGACGAGGACCTCATCCGCAACGAGTACACGCGGCCGTTCCACCAGTTCAGCACGGAGTCGGATGTCGATGATAAATAG
- a CDS encoding NAD-binding protein: MTLRTRLEGPLAGSPAPSLLVVTDSYVGTTLAADYESVADVGLVTDSERVAKRAPDGVRTDVGDLTAPETLAAGSEATVAVVAVGRDRRALLVTQLLRTQFDIGSVVVLLNDPERHDVVDDVATHVVCGSSCLSGELGAALEQTLPEPSESHS, encoded by the coding sequence ATGACGCTCCGAACCCGCCTCGAAGGACCCCTCGCCGGCTCGCCAGCGCCGTCGCTGCTCGTCGTCACCGACAGCTACGTCGGGACCACGCTCGCCGCTGACTACGAGTCCGTGGCCGACGTCGGCCTCGTCACTGACAGCGAGCGCGTCGCCAAACGCGCTCCCGACGGCGTCAGGACCGACGTCGGCGACCTGACGGCCCCCGAGACACTCGCTGCCGGCTCCGAGGCGACCGTCGCGGTGGTCGCCGTCGGGCGGGACCGACGGGCACTGCTGGTGACACAGCTGCTCCGGACGCAGTTCGATATCGGTTCCGTCGTCGTCCTGCTCAACGACCCCGAGCGACACGACGTCGTCGACGACGTGGCGACCCACGTCGTCTGCGGGTCGAGCTGTCTCTCCGGCGAACTCGGTGCCGCTCTCGAACAGACGCTCCCGGAACCATCGGAATCCCATTCATGA
- a CDS encoding universal stress protein, which produces MTKNLERDLGLPSVLAISIGAMIGSGIFILPALALKIAGPAVIVAYALAGLLVVPAALSKSEMATAMPEAGGTYIYIERGMGPLLGTIAGVGTWFSLSFKGALALVGGVPYLLLLFDLPLKPVALALAGALILINIVGAKQTGRLQVGIVIVMLAALGWFAAGSAPSVQSANYANFFADGIGGLLAATGLVFVSYAGVTKVASVAEEVEDPGKNIPLGILGSLVFTTLLYVAIVAVLVGVTDPGSVAGSLTPVAVAAEATMGQLGVIAVILAAILALVSTANAGILSSSRYPFAMSRDKLAPPSLSEVSERFGTPLNSITLTGAVLLVLIAFVPILDIAKLASAFQIMVFALINVAVVAFREGSAEYEPEFTSPLYPWMQIFGAVTGALLLTQMGTVALVGAVVIVVGSVAWYFAYVRQRVDREGAATDAIRRQVGREALTDVESAIETNPNEVLVALTKNDGSARERALVALAADLVRPDDGRVVAVRFQEVPDQVPLTDDMTAQSSADISFETRTEALADELDVEVEADEIVSHDTKHAIVNYADHRGVDTIVAEHEPLRLRSRIGGDPIDWVVRHAHCDVLLVDNLGYNGPKEIALSGDGGPYPPLAVKVAGDIAQANRGSVSLWHPGNGSDVQQQTVTDYQSELSSMLSVPVRSEAFRTDGGAPPRPDVLVRRGADQRLRNAVLDDGPTVPNPGCTTVTVYPHESRRPGLGRRLLERLTY; this is translated from the coding sequence ATGACGAAAAATCTCGAACGCGACCTCGGCCTCCCCTCAGTTCTGGCTATCAGCATCGGCGCGATGATCGGCAGCGGCATCTTCATCCTCCCGGCACTGGCGCTGAAAATCGCCGGCCCGGCCGTCATCGTCGCCTACGCGCTGGCCGGTCTGCTCGTCGTTCCGGCCGCCCTCTCGAAGTCGGAGATGGCGACAGCGATGCCCGAAGCCGGCGGGACCTACATCTACATCGAGCGCGGCATGGGGCCGCTGCTTGGCACCATCGCCGGCGTCGGCACGTGGTTCTCGCTGTCGTTCAAGGGCGCGCTGGCGCTGGTCGGCGGCGTCCCCTATCTCCTCTTGCTCTTTGACCTCCCGCTGAAACCGGTCGCGCTGGCGCTGGCTGGGGCGCTCATCCTCATCAACATCGTCGGCGCCAAACAGACGGGCCGGCTCCAGGTCGGCATCGTCATCGTGATGCTCGCGGCGCTGGGCTGGTTCGCCGCCGGCAGCGCCCCCAGCGTGCAGTCGGCCAACTACGCGAACTTCTTCGCGGACGGTATCGGCGGCCTGCTGGCGGCGACCGGGCTGGTGTTCGTCTCGTATGCCGGCGTCACCAAGGTCGCGAGCGTCGCCGAGGAGGTCGAGGACCCGGGCAAGAACATCCCGCTCGGCATCCTCGGCTCGCTCGTGTTCACGACGCTCCTGTACGTCGCCATCGTGGCCGTCCTCGTCGGCGTGACCGACCCCGGCAGCGTCGCCGGCTCGCTCACCCCGGTCGCGGTCGCCGCGGAGGCGACGATGGGACAGCTCGGCGTCATCGCGGTCATCCTCGCGGCCATCCTCGCGCTGGTCTCGACGGCCAACGCGGGCATCCTCTCCTCGTCGCGGTACCCCTTCGCGATGAGCCGGGACAAGCTCGCGCCGCCGTCGCTCTCGGAGGTCAGCGAGCGGTTCGGGACGCCCCTGAACTCCATCACGCTCACCGGCGCGGTGTTGCTAGTACTCATCGCCTTCGTCCCGATACTGGACATCGCAAAGCTCGCGAGCGCGTTCCAGATAATGGTATTTGCGCTCATCAACGTCGCCGTCGTCGCCTTCCGCGAGGGGTCGGCGGAGTACGAACCGGAGTTCACCTCGCCGCTGTACCCGTGGATGCAGATATTCGGCGCCGTCACCGGCGCGCTGTTGCTCACGCAGATGGGGACCGTCGCGCTGGTGGGCGCCGTCGTCATCGTCGTCGGCAGCGTCGCCTGGTACTTCGCCTACGTCCGCCAGCGGGTCGACCGCGAGGGCGCGGCGACCGACGCCATCCGCCGCCAGGTCGGCCGTGAGGCGCTGACGGACGTCGAATCGGCCATCGAGACCAACCCCAACGAGGTGCTCGTCGCCCTGACGAAAAACGACGGCAGCGCACGCGAACGGGCGCTGGTCGCGCTGGCTGCGGACCTCGTCCGGCCCGACGACGGGCGCGTCGTTGCGGTCCGGTTCCAGGAGGTGCCCGACCAGGTCCCCCTGACCGACGACATGACGGCCCAGTCCTCGGCCGACATCTCCTTCGAGACGCGGACGGAGGCCCTGGCCGACGAACTCGACGTCGAGGTCGAGGCCGACGAAATCGTCAGCCACGACACGAAACACGCCATCGTCAACTACGCGGACCACCGCGGGGTCGACACCATCGTGGCCGAACACGAACCCCTCAGGCTCCGGTCCCGAATCGGCGGCGACCCCATCGACTGGGTCGTTCGACACGCCCACTGTGACGTGTTGCTCGTCGACAACCTGGGGTATAACGGCCCGAAGGAAATCGCACTCTCCGGCGACGGCGGTCCGTACCCGCCGCTGGCCGTGAAAGTCGCCGGCGACATCGCCCAGGCCAACCGCGGCAGCGTCTCGCTGTGGCACCCGGGCAACGGGAGCGACGTGCAACAGCAGACTGTCACCGACTACCAGTCCGAACTGTCGTCGATGCTCTCGGTCCCGGTGCGGTCGGAGGCGTTCCGGACCGACGGGGGCGCCCCGCCCCGACCGGACGTGTTGGTGCGCCGCGGCGCCGACCAGCGCCTCCGCAACGCCGTGCTGGACGACGGCCCGACCGTCCCGAACCCCGGCTGTACGACCGTCACGGTGTACCCCCACGAGTCGCGCCGCCCCGGCCTCGGCCGGCGGCTGCTCGAACGGCTGACCTATTAG
- a CDS encoding gamma carbonic anhydrase family protein gives MDSREYEFEGAEPDIHGYAHVSRESTVVGDVRIGPNANVWPGAVLRGDVGAVEVGRESAIGDGAVLHASTVGEKVMVGHGAVLNDTEVNDGALIGFNSTVSDAIIGRGSIVAMGTVVPPGYEVPPESFVRGSPAQVTPLSETTIDPDEVFEAFSSGDYANLAARHGDLFE, from the coding sequence ATGGACAGTCGCGAGTACGAGTTCGAGGGAGCCGAACCCGATATCCACGGATACGCCCACGTCAGCCGCGAATCGACGGTCGTCGGTGACGTGCGTATCGGCCCGAACGCCAACGTCTGGCCGGGGGCGGTGCTCCGGGGCGACGTCGGCGCCGTGGAAGTCGGCCGCGAGTCGGCCATCGGCGACGGCGCCGTCCTCCACGCGTCGACCGTCGGCGAGAAGGTGATGGTCGGCCACGGGGCCGTCCTGAACGACACCGAGGTGAACGACGGCGCCCTCATCGGGTTCAACTCCACGGTCAGCGACGCTATCATCGGCCGGGGCTCCATCGTCGCGATGGGGACCGTCGTCCCGCCGGGCTACGAGGTGCCCCCCGAGTCGTTCGTCCGGGGGAGCCCCGCACAGGTGACGCCCCTGTCGGAGACGACAATCGACCCCGACGAAGTGTTCGAGGCCTTTTCCTCGGGGGACTACGCGAATCTGGCTGCGCGACACGGGGACCTATTTGAGTAG
- a CDS encoding redoxin domain-containing protein — MVSTGDSAPDISATVANGEVEAFELSDHLGDGPVVLAFFPGAFTPPCSNEMVALQEHLDDFEAAGATILGVSADSAFSQNAFREEHGLEFSLVSDMGRDAIDAYGVRIDIEDLGLLGVANRSVFVLDDDGEVTYSWVADDPTNEPDYEELLDAAESA, encoded by the coding sequence ATGGTATCCACAGGCGATTCCGCACCCGACATCTCCGCGACGGTCGCGAACGGAGAGGTAGAGGCGTTCGAACTGTCCGACCACCTGGGCGACGGCCCGGTCGTGCTCGCGTTCTTCCCCGGCGCGTTCACCCCGCCGTGTTCCAACGAGATGGTGGCGCTGCAGGAACACCTCGACGACTTCGAGGCCGCCGGCGCGACGATTCTGGGCGTCAGCGCCGACTCGGCGTTCTCGCAGAACGCCTTCCGCGAGGAACACGGGCTGGAGTTCTCGCTGGTCAGCGACATGGGCCGCGACGCCATCGACGCCTACGGCGTCCGAATCGACATCGAGGACCTCGGCCTGCTGGGCGTCGCCAACCGCTCGGTGTTCGTCCTCGACGACGACGGCGAGGTCACCTACAGCTGGGTCGCCGACGACCCGACCAACGAGCCGGACTACGAGGAGCTGCTCGACGCCGCCGAGAGCGCCTGA
- a CDS encoding dipeptide epimerase has protein sequence MNWTVTRHDLPLSTPFGISRGTSAVSESVVVELTGEGTTGYGGVAPSPYFGETAESVAAALPDLLDTVAEAGTPHAGQRIERRLREEAPDQPAARSAVTVAVADCAARDLGVPLYRQWGLDPDGVPPTTYTVGLDPPARMAEKAEAAVEAGFPILKVKLGGGDDRARFDAVREAAPEAELRVDANGAWGADEAVEKAGWLEAGGVTLLEQPVAAADIEGLGRVTDATATPVCADEACRTAADVPRLAEACDVVNVKLVKCGGPRAARRLVHAADAHGLGTMLGCMVESSASLAAAVHLAPLVDYADLDGALLLGSDPFDGVPIDGDRFDLRAVESGTGVSPAPGWDSRH, from the coding sequence GTGAACTGGACCGTCACCCGCCACGACCTGCCGCTGTCGACGCCGTTCGGTATCAGCCGCGGCACCAGCGCGGTCTCCGAGTCCGTCGTCGTCGAGTTGACCGGCGAGGGGACCACGGGGTACGGCGGCGTCGCCCCGTCCCCGTACTTCGGCGAGACGGCCGAGTCGGTCGCGGCGGCGCTCCCCGACCTGCTCGACACCGTCGCCGAAGCCGGGACTCCCCACGCCGGCCAGCGAATCGAGCGACGGCTCCGCGAGGAAGCGCCCGACCAGCCGGCGGCCCGCAGCGCGGTCACTGTCGCCGTCGCCGACTGCGCCGCCCGCGACCTGGGCGTCCCGCTGTATCGCCAGTGGGGACTGGACCCCGACGGGGTGCCGCCGACGACCTACACTGTCGGTCTGGACCCGCCAGCGCGGATGGCCGAGAAAGCGGAAGCGGCCGTCGAGGCGGGCTTCCCGATACTGAAGGTGAAGCTCGGCGGCGGCGACGACCGGGCCCGCTTCGACGCCGTCCGCGAGGCCGCACCCGAGGCGGAGCTGCGGGTCGACGCCAACGGCGCCTGGGGCGCCGACGAGGCCGTCGAGAAGGCCGGGTGGCTGGAAGCAGGCGGCGTGACGCTGCTCGAACAGCCCGTCGCCGCCGCCGACATCGAGGGCCTCGGCCGGGTCACCGACGCGACGGCGACACCGGTGTGTGCCGACGAGGCCTGCCGGACCGCCGCGGACGTTCCCCGGCTGGCCGAGGCCTGCGACGTCGTCAACGTCAAGCTCGTGAAATGCGGCGGCCCGCGGGCGGCCCGGCGGCTCGTCCATGCGGCCGACGCGCACGGCCTCGGGACGATGCTCGGCTGTATGGTCGAGTCCAGCGCCTCGCTGGCCGCCGCCGTCCACCTCGCGCCGCTGGTCGACTACGCCGACCTGGACGGGGCGCTCCTGCTCGGTTCGGACCCCTTCGACGGCGTCCCCATCGACGGCGACCGCTTCGACCTCCGGGCGGTCGAGTCCGGGACCGGCGTCTCGCCCGCTCCGGGCTGGGATAGTCGCCACTGA
- a CDS encoding DUF1611 domain-containing protein: MQVAVLAHESFPDRAKTAVGLLRYGDHEVRAVLDRAGAGTRVADHVPDVQDAPIVASMADVPEVDALVIGIAPIGGEFDESWRPDVRAALERGCQVLSGLHYFLADDEELASLATEHDGGLVDVRRPPEDLSVADGTAAEVDATVVTTVGTDCSTGKMTTAYELRDAARERGLDAAVVPTGQTGVVIEGWGIVVDRVVADYAAGAVERLVETPVGLDLIVVEGQGALAHPAYSGVTTSVLHGSAPDALVMCHEAGREAVHGYESFELPPSADYADLYERMAAPVSGASVAAGALNTRGLDDDAATDAVAAYGDAIGAPATDPVRDGVPDDVLDAVL; encoded by the coding sequence ATGCAGGTCGCCGTCCTCGCTCACGAGTCGTTCCCCGACCGCGCCAAGACGGCGGTCGGACTGCTCCGCTACGGCGACCACGAGGTCCGCGCGGTGCTGGACCGGGCCGGCGCGGGCACGCGGGTCGCCGACCACGTCCCGGACGTACAGGACGCCCCTATCGTCGCCTCGATGGCCGACGTACCCGAGGTCGACGCCCTCGTCATCGGCATCGCGCCGATCGGCGGCGAGTTCGACGAGTCCTGGCGGCCCGACGTTCGCGCCGCGCTGGAACGTGGCTGTCAGGTCCTCTCGGGACTGCACTACTTTCTGGCCGACGACGAGGAGTTGGCCAGCCTTGCCACGGAACACGATGGGGGGCTCGTCGACGTGCGCAGGCCGCCCGAGGACCTCTCCGTGGCCGATGGGACCGCCGCCGAGGTCGACGCGACCGTCGTCACCACCGTCGGCACCGACTGCTCGACGGGGAAGATGACCACGGCCTACGAGCTCCGGGACGCCGCCCGCGAGCGCGGGCTCGACGCCGCCGTCGTGCCGACCGGCCAGACCGGCGTCGTCATCGAGGGCTGGGGCATCGTCGTCGACCGCGTCGTCGCCGACTACGCCGCCGGCGCGGTCGAACGGCTGGTCGAGACGCCGGTCGGGCTGGACCTGATAGTAGTCGAGGGCCAGGGGGCGCTCGCCCACCCCGCCTACTCCGGCGTGACGACGAGCGTCCTCCACGGGTCGGCACCCGACGCGCTGGTCATGTGCCACGAGGCCGGCCGGGAGGCCGTCCACGGCTACGAGTCGTTCGAACTGCCGCCGTCCGCCGACTACGCCGACCTCTACGAGCGGATGGCCGCGCCGGTCTCCGGGGCCTCGGTCGCCGCCGGCGCGCTGAACACCCGCGGGCTCGACGACGACGCGGCCACCGACGCCGTGGCGGCCTACGGCGACGCTATCGGCGCGCCGGCGACCGACCCGGTCCGGGACGGGGTGCCCGACGACGTACTGGACGCGGTACTGTGA